A window of the Oryza brachyantha chromosome 5, ObraRS2, whole genome shotgun sequence genome harbors these coding sequences:
- the LOC102703397 gene encoding uncharacterized protein LOC102703397 isoform X2: MEVGASSIMEDANGVVDWDVDIVGLESGAACSKLVKTEDPDATECSSSFGDTLSGSEDDARPSEISDIEVDSPFCRYPANGDAAALMDAAVSDNLDRLLKKKRVTEHWRKYISPLMWRCQWLELRMKDLQSQVSRYDRELAVLKHEKELQTKMIELDCSSSRSVPFSSHCCRKTMKRRRRKRNEEKMNALSYISNHTVFSYYEKTEVDAFSIDDNGDTDENTTVNNDADWLLGIKRGDATFEQILLSIQSAQDKVLSLRSSLKKAMAKKSKGATLKVNTHINGAQSSSCSPGMGKPSEILERSPRDTSDYDMDDAAMPESALSSYGEANDMDIFESTMSLLSAEGPHQMGEFHQSSEDVLIDNQAAEEGYQNFEVISHPCKRLRVSVKRETRAHSEDESVAPTIAVKKEAAQEEATTSLGLQAAFFKPCYTGKRRRRMPKIQRRGGSSASPFSSWISSRIRRKRQL, from the exons ATGGAAGTGGGCGCCAGCTCTATAATGGAGGATGCCAATGGAGTAGTTGATTGGGATGTTGACATTGTTGGCCTTGAGAGTGGTGCTGCTTGCAGCAAATTGGTCAAAACTGAAGACCCTGATGCTACAGAGTGCTCAAGTTCTTTTGGGGACACTCTGTCAGGGTCCGAGGATGACGCAAGGCCTTCAGAGATTAGTGACATTGAGGTCGACTCACCGTTCTGCCGCTATCCTGCTAATGgtgatgctgctgctctcATGGATGCAGCTGTATCAGACAATTTGGATAGATTATTAAA GAAGAAACGGGTAACTGAACACTGGCGAAAATATATCAGCCCATTAATGTGGAGATGCCAATGGTTAGAGCTACGAATGAAGGATTTGCAATCTCAAGTATCGAGATATGACAGAGAACTTGCAGTACTAAAGCATGAGAAGGagttgcaaacaaaaatgattGAGTTGGATTGCTCCTCATCAAGATCAGTACCCTTCTCCTCTCATTGCTGCAGGAAGACTatgaagaggaggagaagaaagagaaatgaGGAGAAAATGAATGCTTTATCATACATCTCAAATCACACTGTATTTTCTTATTATG AGAAAACAGAAGTAGATGCCTTTTCTATTGACGACAATGGGGACACAG ATGAAAACACCACAGTTAACAATGATGCTGATTGGCTACTTGGAATTAAGAGAGGCGATGCTACTTTCGAGCAGATTCTTTTAAGTATTCAATCTGCTCAAGACAAAGTGCTTAGCCTCAGGTCTAGTCTCAAGAAGGCAATGGCCAAAAAAAGTAAGGGAGCAACACTCAAAGTCAACACACATATCAACGGTGCACAGAGCTCAAGTTGCTCGCCAGGTATGGGTAAACCTTCTGAAATTCTTGAAAGATCACCGAGGGACACATCGGATTATGATATGGATGATGCTGCCATGCCCGAGAGTGCTCTTTCAAGTTACGGAGAAGCTAatgatatggatatttttgAAAGCACCATGAGCCTATTGTCGGCCGAAGGTCCACACCAGATGGGAGAATTTCACCAG AGTTCTGAAGATGTACTAATTGACAATCAAGCAGCTGAGGAAGGGTATCAGAACTTTGAGGTGATCAGTCATCCATGCAAGCGACTACGGGTATCGGTCAAGAGAGAAACCAGGGCACACTCTGAGGATGAGAGTGTCGCCCCGACGATCGCTGTGAAGAAAGAAGCAGCTCAGGAAGAAGCCACAACCAGCTTGGGTCTTCAGGCAGCGTTTTTTAAGCCGTGCTACACAGGCAAGAGGCGAAGGAGGATGCCCAAAATTCAAAGGCGAGGCGGTTCATCCGCATCTCCTTTCTCGTCTTGGATCTCCTCTCGGATTCGTAGAAAGAGGCAATTATAA
- the LOC107304231 gene encoding uncharacterized protein LOC107304231 isoform X1, with protein MLWSRRPVASAEEQAASDGGAVGQRWWRSGQLADTRDAGDTIWISREGQHVVMWADHLTRQPRQGRQPALALRKWDSTVYCILTVILRLPRILTVILFGSLTIEKNRRWMRKGRESVQHKEKMRDGQMQLPRSPKVPSRN; from the exons ATGCTGTGGAGCAGGAGACCGGTGGCGTCCGCGGAGGAGCAGGCGGCCAGCGACGGAGGAGCGGTTGGCCAACGATGGTGGAGGAGCGGACAACTAGCAGATACCCG cgacgccggcgacacgATCTGGATCAGCCGAGAAGGGCAGCACGTGGTGATGTGGGCTGACCACTTGACCAGACAACCACGGCAGGGGCGGCAGCCGGCACTCGCACTTCGGAAGTGGGATTCAACTGTGTACTGTATACTCACAGTTATACTGAGGCTGCCGCGTATACTCACAGTTATACTGTTCGGCAG TTTGACAATTGAGAAGAATAGAAGATGGATGAGAAAGGGAAGGGAAAGTGTGCAGCACAAAGAG aAAATGAGAGATGGGCAAATGCAATTGCCTAGATCTCCTAAAGTCCCTAGTCGCAATTGA
- the LOC107304231 gene encoding uncharacterized protein LOC107304231 isoform X3 — protein MLWSRRPVASAEEQAASDGGAVGQRWWRSGQLADTRDAGDTIWISREGQHVVMWADHLTRQPRQGRQPALALRKWDSTVYCILTVILRLPRILTVILFGSLTIEKNRRWMRKGRESVQHKEG, from the exons ATGCTGTGGAGCAGGAGACCGGTGGCGTCCGCGGAGGAGCAGGCGGCCAGCGACGGAGGAGCGGTTGGCCAACGATGGTGGAGGAGCGGACAACTAGCAGATACCCG cgacgccggcgacacgATCTGGATCAGCCGAGAAGGGCAGCACGTGGTGATGTGGGCTGACCACTTGACCAGACAACCACGGCAGGGGCGGCAGCCGGCACTCGCACTTCGGAAGTGGGATTCAACTGTGTACTGTATACTCACAGTTATACTGAGGCTGCCGCGTATACTCACAGTTATACTGTTCGGCAG TTTGACAATTGAGAAGAATAGAAGATGGATGAGAAAGGGAAGGGAAAGTGTGCAGCACAAAGAG
- the LOC102703397 gene encoding uncharacterized protein LOC102703397 isoform X1 — MEVGASSIMEDANGVVDWDVDIVGLESGAACSKLVKTEDPDATECSSSFGDTLSGSEDDARPSEISDIEVDSPFCRYPANGDAAALMDAAVSDNLDRLLKKKRVTEHWRKYISPLMWRCQWLELRMKDLQSQVSRYDRELAVLKHEKELQTKMIELDCSSSRSVPFSSHCCRKTMKRRRRKRNEEKMNALSYISNHTVFSYYEKTEVDAFSIDDNGDTADENTTVNNDADWLLGIKRGDATFEQILLSIQSAQDKVLSLRSSLKKAMAKKSKGATLKVNTHINGAQSSSCSPGMGKPSEILERSPRDTSDYDMDDAAMPESALSSYGEANDMDIFESTMSLLSAEGPHQMGEFHQSSEDVLIDNQAAEEGYQNFEVISHPCKRLRVSVKRETRAHSEDESVAPTIAVKKEAAQEEATTSLGLQAAFFKPCYTGKRRRRMPKIQRRGGSSASPFSSWISSRIRRKRQL; from the exons ATGGAAGTGGGCGCCAGCTCTATAATGGAGGATGCCAATGGAGTAGTTGATTGGGATGTTGACATTGTTGGCCTTGAGAGTGGTGCTGCTTGCAGCAAATTGGTCAAAACTGAAGACCCTGATGCTACAGAGTGCTCAAGTTCTTTTGGGGACACTCTGTCAGGGTCCGAGGATGACGCAAGGCCTTCAGAGATTAGTGACATTGAGGTCGACTCACCGTTCTGCCGCTATCCTGCTAATGgtgatgctgctgctctcATGGATGCAGCTGTATCAGACAATTTGGATAGATTATTAAA GAAGAAACGGGTAACTGAACACTGGCGAAAATATATCAGCCCATTAATGTGGAGATGCCAATGGTTAGAGCTACGAATGAAGGATTTGCAATCTCAAGTATCGAGATATGACAGAGAACTTGCAGTACTAAAGCATGAGAAGGagttgcaaacaaaaatgattGAGTTGGATTGCTCCTCATCAAGATCAGTACCCTTCTCCTCTCATTGCTGCAGGAAGACTatgaagaggaggagaagaaagagaaatgaGGAGAAAATGAATGCTTTATCATACATCTCAAATCACACTGTATTTTCTTATTATG AGAAAACAGAAGTAGATGCCTTTTCTATTGACGACAATGGGGACACAG CAGATGAAAACACCACAGTTAACAATGATGCTGATTGGCTACTTGGAATTAAGAGAGGCGATGCTACTTTCGAGCAGATTCTTTTAAGTATTCAATCTGCTCAAGACAAAGTGCTTAGCCTCAGGTCTAGTCTCAAGAAGGCAATGGCCAAAAAAAGTAAGGGAGCAACACTCAAAGTCAACACACATATCAACGGTGCACAGAGCTCAAGTTGCTCGCCAGGTATGGGTAAACCTTCTGAAATTCTTGAAAGATCACCGAGGGACACATCGGATTATGATATGGATGATGCTGCCATGCCCGAGAGTGCTCTTTCAAGTTACGGAGAAGCTAatgatatggatatttttgAAAGCACCATGAGCCTATTGTCGGCCGAAGGTCCACACCAGATGGGAGAATTTCACCAG AGTTCTGAAGATGTACTAATTGACAATCAAGCAGCTGAGGAAGGGTATCAGAACTTTGAGGTGATCAGTCATCCATGCAAGCGACTACGGGTATCGGTCAAGAGAGAAACCAGGGCACACTCTGAGGATGAGAGTGTCGCCCCGACGATCGCTGTGAAGAAAGAAGCAGCTCAGGAAGAAGCCACAACCAGCTTGGGTCTTCAGGCAGCGTTTTTTAAGCCGTGCTACACAGGCAAGAGGCGAAGGAGGATGCCCAAAATTCAAAGGCGAGGCGGTTCATCCGCATCTCCTTTCTCGTCTTGGATCTCCTCTCGGATTCGTAGAAAGAGGCAATTATAA
- the LOC107304231 gene encoding uncharacterized protein LOC107304231 isoform X2: MLWSRRPVASAEEQAASDGGAVGQRWWRSGQLADTRDAGDTIWISREGQHVVMWADHLTRQPRQGRQPALALRKWDSTVYCILTVILRLPRILTVILFGSLTIEKNRRWMRKGRESVQHKEGVL, from the exons ATGCTGTGGAGCAGGAGACCGGTGGCGTCCGCGGAGGAGCAGGCGGCCAGCGACGGAGGAGCGGTTGGCCAACGATGGTGGAGGAGCGGACAACTAGCAGATACCCG cgacgccggcgacacgATCTGGATCAGCCGAGAAGGGCAGCACGTGGTGATGTGGGCTGACCACTTGACCAGACAACCACGGCAGGGGCGGCAGCCGGCACTCGCACTTCGGAAGTGGGATTCAACTGTGTACTGTATACTCACAGTTATACTGAGGCTGCCGCGTATACTCACAGTTATACTGTTCGGCAG TTTGACAATTGAGAAGAATAGAAGATGGATGAGAAAGGGAAGGGAAAGTGTGCAGCACAAAGAG